The following DNA comes from Bacillus sp. 2205SS5-2.
TAGTCCAAGATAAAACAACAAAGGAGATCGCAAGTGAGTTGTTTATCAGTGAAAAAACAGTTCGAAATCACATTTCCAATGCCATGCAAAAGCTTGGAGTGAAGGGGCGTTCACAAGCTGTGGTAGAACTTCTCCGCATGGGAGAGCTAAAGCTTTAATGTTTTCCGGTTCCTTCGATTTGGGGGAACCGGTTTGCTATGTATTGGAGGCTTACATAGGGAAATAGCAATATCCACTTGAATTCTAACTAAAAAAAAGAGAAAATGGCATATAGGCGTGTATTCGTGATGACGTGTTGAGGAGTGCATTTAGGATGAGTAACGAAACTGTTTTTACGGACGAGACATTACATACTGTTTCTGATATAGAAAAAAATTTACGATATATTTCAGGTATTATTAAGCAAAAGGGACGAGAAATTCTTAGCCAGTATACAATTACTCCACCTCAATTTATTGCTTTGCAATGGCTATTAGAGGATGGTGATATGACAATTGGGGAGCTTTCGAATAAGATGTTCTTGGCTTGTAGTACAACCACAGACTTAGTTGATCGAATGGAAAAAAGTTTGCTAGTTATGAGAGTGAAAGACGATAAGGACCGAAGAGTTGTTCGGATTCACCTTCAAGATAAAGGAGAGCGAATGATTGCGGAGGTTATAGAAAAAAGACAAATGTATCTGCAAAATGTTCTTAATGGTTTTTCAATAGATGAAATTGGACTCTTGAAGAATCAGCTCGAGAAGCTTTATCTAGAAATGAAATAAGAATGAGGGAATGAGTTGTGAATAAACCCATAGGTATTATGGATTCAGGTGTTGGAGGATTAACAGTCGCTAAAGAAGTGATGCGACAGCTTCCAAACGAAACAATTTATTATGTAGGAGATACCGCTCGTTGTCCATATGGACCTCGCTCAAGAGAAGAAGTGGCCCAATTCACTTGGGAAATGACAGAGTACTTACTTCAATATGATATAAAAATGCTAATTATAGCTTGTAATACGGCGACAGCCGTGGTCTTAAAAGAAATACGAGAGGCTTTGTCGATTCCAGTTTTGGGTGTAATTCTTCCAGGATCTCGTGCTGCTTTAAAGCATACTTATTCGGGAAACATAGGTGTCCTTGGAACAGTGGGGACGGTTAATAGTAAAGCTTATGAAAAAGCTATAAAATCTATTAATCGTAGAGTAACAGTGTTAGCACTGGCCTGCCCGAAGTTTGTGCCTTTAGTAGAATCAGGTGAGTACGAGGGGACATTTGTTGAGAAAATCGTCTCCCAGACGCTACAACCACTGCGAGCGAAAAAGTTAGACACACTTATTTTAGGGTGTACTCATTACCCATTACTAGAGCCTGTCATCCAAGCTGAAATGGGAAGAAAAGTTAAAATAATCAGTTCTGGAG
Coding sequences within:
- a CDS encoding helix-turn-helix domain-containing protein — protein: MKDNDYAHKPLLTKRESEVFELLVQDKTTKEIASELFISEKTVRNHISNAMQKLGVKGRSQAVVELLRMGELKL
- a CDS encoding MarR family winged helix-turn-helix transcriptional regulator, producing the protein MSNETVFTDETLHTVSDIEKNLRYISGIIKQKGREILSQYTITPPQFIALQWLLEDGDMTIGELSNKMFLACSTTTDLVDRMEKSLLVMRVKDDKDRRVVRIHLQDKGERMIAEVIEKRQMYLQNVLNGFSIDEIGLLKNQLEKLYLEMK
- the racE gene encoding glutamate racemase, producing MNKPIGIMDSGVGGLTVAKEVMRQLPNETIYYVGDTARCPYGPRSREEVAQFTWEMTEYLLQYDIKMLIIACNTATAVVLKEIREALSIPVLGVILPGSRAALKHTYSGNIGVLGTVGTVNSKAYEKAIKSINRRVTVLALACPKFVPLVESGEYEGTFVEKIVSQTLQPLRAKKLDTLILGCTHYPLLEPVIQAEMGRKVKIISSGDETAREASAILDYRNALAEGESPPHHCFFTTGSKKLFTVIASDWLQRDDFHVTSIRLPEDK